A genome region from Prionailurus bengalensis isolate Pbe53 chromosome B4, Fcat_Pben_1.1_paternal_pri, whole genome shotgun sequence includes the following:
- the LOC122473595 gene encoding putative uncharacterized protein FLJ45840, giving the protein MVHKQPPQFEPYLEYLFSVTRAGGHGTGEPGVPGKVPRHLLLFMKPRQGPGSGSSGAEEWKSREAQRFLLGLRATLRTHGTSITSGSKRAGQGRRWGFTGDTASPDISRVVPGHPKTHKISSCPYSQSWGRRCEGGPQARQPRAASAYSPASGRARGRLSLRTDRSRPGARPLPFARSALAPPPGGGTRGRAGISGRPS; this is encoded by the coding sequence ATGGTACACAAGCAGCCCCCACAATTTGAGCCATACCTAGAATACCTCTTCTCGGTGACACGGGCTGGAGGGCATGGGACGGGCGAGCCCGGGGTACCAGGAAAGGTTCCGCGACATTTGTTATTGTTTATGAAGCCCAGGCAGGGACCGGGATCGGGGAGCTCGGGGGCCGAGGAGTGGAAGAGCAGAGAAGCACAAAGATTCCTCCTCGGGCTCAGGGCTACCCTCCGGACACACGGGACTAGTATCACCTCGGGGAGCAAGAGGGCGGGCCAAGGCCGTCGCTGGGGCTTCACTGGAGACACTGCCAGCCCCGACATTAGCCGAGTCGTCCCTGGACACCCAAAGACACATAAGATCTCCTCCTGCCCCTACTCGCAGAGTTGGGGCCGGCGCTGCGAGGGGGGCCCCCAAGCGCGGCAGCCGCGCGCCGCATCCGCGTACTCACCTGCCTCCGGTCGCGCCCGCGGCCGGCTCAGCCTCCGCACGGACCGCAGCCGGCCCGGGGCCCGTCCGCTCCCTTTTGCCCGCTccgccctcgccccgcccccgggAGGTGGAACCCGCGGCCGCGCCGGAATCTCGGGGCGGCCTTCCTGA